GCATACTGGCTGCCGGCTTGCTGGCTGCCGGGCAGCGTGCTGTCCGCACTGCCGCCGTTGGCCGCAGCCTGGTAACCGACCACGGTGGCAGCCACGTCTTCCACACCGGTGTAAGCGCCCAGCCCCTTGATCAAATAGGCCTTGTCCTGCTGTACCAGCCGGCCGCCGGATGCGTTGGCGTTGGCCTGGCGAATTTTGGCGGCGAGGTCGGCGGGCGTCAGACCAAAGGCCGCCAGCCGGTAGGGTTCAAGCTCCACGCGTACTTCGTTTGTGATGCCGCCATACACCTGCACGCGGGCCACGCCGTCCAATCTCTCCAACGTGTGTTTGATGACGTTCTCGCCGATCCGGCGCAGTTCGTCGAGGTCGCGTTCGCCGCTGCTTTGCAGCGCATAGACCATGATCGGCTCTTCCTGCGGATCAAAGCGCGCGATGGTGACGCGGCTGATTTCGGGGTCGGATTCATAGACGGCGGTTTTCTTCTGCACGTCGAGCAGGGCGAAATCCATGTCGGTTCCCCAACTGAACGTGGCCGTGGCCTGCACGCGGCCGAGGCCGCAAATGGTGCGCACGTCCACGACTCTGCTCACCGTGCCCAGCTCGCCTTCCAGCCGGCGGGCGAAGCGTTGTTCCATTTCCTGCGGCGAACGCTCACCCGACTGGATTTCCACCACAATGCGGGGATTGTAGATCGCCGGCAGCAAGTCCGTGCCCAGCCGGTTGAACGAAATGACGCCGAGAATCGTGATGCCCAGCATGAGCATGGCGATGGTGACGGGATAGCGGACGGAAAATTGCGGAAGGTTCATAGCTCACTTGGTTTGGCAACGTGTTTGCGGTCCGGCCACGACTGCCGGAAACCGGTCCCGGCACGGCGCGCGCGTGCCGAAGAAGATCCGGTGCGGCCTCGCGCCGATCACGCGGGTTCTGCTATTCCGTTACGCGGACTTTCGATTTGTCGCGCAGCGTCTCCTGCCCTCTGACCACCAGACGTTCACCCTCATTCAAGCCTTCGAGAATCTCGATCTCTTCGCGCGTCTCGATGCCGGTGCTCACCTCGCGCAATTCCGCGCTCGCGCCTTCCACCACGAAGGCGACCGGCCGGTTGTCGCGCGTTTGCAATGCGGTTTTGGGAATGACAATGGCCTCCGGCCGGTTTTGGATGACGATCTCCGCCTTGACGAACATGCCCGGCCGCAGCAGGAGCTGGCCGTTTTCCACCGTAATCGTGGCGGTGAACGTGCGCGTTTGCGGATCAATCGTCGGATCAATTGCCGTCACCCTGCCCTTGAAAGTCTGATCCGTCAGTGCATAGTTACTCACCACCACCTCCTGGCCGATTTGCACGCGGTCGAGATCGGTATTCGGCAGGTTGACGGGCACGAGCGCCGTGGCATAGTCCATGATCGTGCACAGCCGGAAGCCGGCTGGCACGCGCGTGCCCACGGCATTGCTCTGCAAGTTGGCAAGATAGCCGGTCAGCGGCGCGGTCAGCCGCAGTTTACCCGCCTTGAGCTGCGCCGCTTCGAAGTTCAAGCGCGCGTCCAAGGCATTGCGCCGCGCCAATTCGAGCTCCTTCTCCGTGACGCCGCCTTCGCGGAACAGGGCTTCCTGCTTTTGCAGCTCGCGCTCGGCGTTGGCCATGGCCAGCTTTTGCGACTCCACGCGCACGGTGAGCAGGTATTCCTGATTTTCGATCTCCGCGAGCAGTTGCCCGGCCTGCACGCGCATGCCGGCAGCGAGGCTGACGCCGTTGTGTTTGGCGAGGCGCAGAATGCCGTCGACTTCCGCGATCACCCGCTCTTCACGCTGCGCCCGCAGCGTGCCGGTCGCGGAAACATAGGCGGCGATCGGCCCGCGCTTGACCTTTTCCACCACCACCGGAATGGTCAAGTCTGCCGCGGACTTGTCTTCTCCGGGATTGCAAGCCCACAGCAGCAATGCCACGGGCAGAAATCGCGTGTTGAATCTTTTACAAGTCATGTATTGGCCCTTTTGACTAGCTCTTGGTGATCGCTGCCTCTAGCCCTTGGTCACTAAAGAGTAAACTCGTTGCAAAAAAAGCAAAAATTTGTCCGGTGGCTGCTTTCTCGACCTGCATTGCTGCGGGTCTTGTAGCAATTCTGAAAATCTCCGCCTTCTTCCACTTTGGGCGAAAGAATTCACGCAGAGATGCAAAGCCGCAAAGTTCTCCCGATCACTTTTTGTCGGCAATCATGAAAGACAAAACTCGAATCTTTTTCTTGCGTGCCTTCGCGGTCGCTTCTGCCTTCCTTGGTTCCTGCTCGTTCGAGGCATGGTGACTGGATGCCGCCTCGGGTCAACGCGCCGGCGGCGCGGTGACCTGCACCGGCGCCTCCAGTTCGAAATCCCACAACGTCTTGCGCCGCAAATCAGCGAGCGCCTGCTTGTAGTCGATGATCGCGTTGAGGGAATTGGTGCGCGCCTGGGTCAGGCGGTTTTGCTCCAGCGCCAGGTCTTGCGAGCTTAAGTCTCCGCTTTCGAATTTGAGCAGGCTGATGCGATAACTCTTCTCCGCCAATTCTTCACTGCGGCGGGTGATTTCCAGACGTTGCTGCGCGGATTCGAGATTGCGTACGGCGTCGCGAATTTCCTGCTTGATGGCCTCGGT
The window above is part of the bacterium genome. Proteins encoded here:
- a CDS encoding efflux RND transporter periplasmic adaptor subunit, with protein sequence MTCKRFNTRFLPVALLLWACNPGEDKSAADLTIPVVVEKVKRGPIAAYVSATGTLRAQREERVIAEVDGILRLAKHNGVSLAAGMRVQAGQLLAEIENQEYLLTVRVESQKLAMANAERELQKQEALFREGGVTEKELELARRNALDARLNFEAAQLKAGKLRLTAPLTGYLANLQSNAVGTRVPAGFRLCTIMDYATALVPVNLPNTDLDRVQIGQEVVVSNYALTDQTFKGRVTAIDPTIDPQTRTFTATITVENGQLLLRPGMFVKAEIVIQNRPEAIVIPKTALQTRDNRPVAFVVEGASAELREVSTGIETREEIEILEGLNEGERLVVRGQETLRDKSKVRVTE